A genomic segment from Heptranchias perlo isolate sHepPer1 chromosome 18, sHepPer1.hap1, whole genome shotgun sequence encodes:
- the yeats4 gene encoding YEATS domain-containing protein 4, whose product MFKRMAEFGPDSGGRVKGVTIVKPIVFGNVARYFGKKREEDGHTHQWTVYVKPYRNEDMSAYVKKIQFKLHESYGNPLRVVTKPPYEITETGWGEFEIIIKIFFIDPNERPVTLYHLLKLFQSDSNVMLGKKTVVSEFYDEMIFQDPTAMMQQLLTTSRQLTLGAYKHETEFAELEVKTREKLEAAKKKTSFEIAEFKERLKASREAINYLKSEIKKLEDDDQGKET is encoded by the exons ATGTTCAAGAGAATGGCGGAATTCGGTCCTGACTCTGGAGGGAGAGTGAAG GGTGTCACAATAGTTAAACCAATAGTCTTTGGAAATGTTGCTCGTTATTTTGGAAAGAAACGAGAGGAAGATGGACACACTCATCAGTGGACGGTGTATGTAAAACCCTACAGGAATGAG GACATGTCCGCATATGTAAAGAAAATTCAATTCAAGCTGCATGAAAGCTATGGTAACCCTCTGCGAg TTGTTACCAAGCCACCGTATGAAATCACAGAAACTGGATGGGGTGAATTTGAAATTATAATCAAAATTTTCTTTATAGATCCAAATGAAAGGCCG GTAACTCTCTATCACTTGCTGAAGCTGTTTCAATCTGATAGTAATGTAATGCTGGGCAAAAAGACAGTGGTCTCTGAATTTTACGATGAAATG ATTTTTCAAGATCCCACTGCAATGATGCAACAGCTGTTGACAACATCTCGACAATTGACACTTGGAGCCTATAAACATGAAACTGAGT ttgCAGAGCTTGAAGTGAAAACCAGGGAAAAGTTAGAAGCTGCCAAAAAGAAGACCAGCTTTGAAATTGCAGAATTTAAAGAAAGATTGAAAGCAAGTCGTGAAGCCATCAACTATTTAAAGAGTGAAATCAAAAAGCTTGAAGATGATGATCAGGGAAAGGAAACCTGA